One segment of Kogia breviceps isolate mKogBre1 chromosome 14, mKogBre1 haplotype 1, whole genome shotgun sequence DNA contains the following:
- the BIRC7 gene encoding baculoviral IAP repeat-containing protein 7 — protein sequence MLHEQPARCGAGAPAGSGLPARPGLSPAISRPRARRLLPGRRPGGGGGGWARGPLAGGRGTRRTDEAQTPMAAAAAAAAAEATATATTVVAAAAAGTRLRDVSERGAGREVDKPPRAAPARRRPAGRISRPGPSLARQGGASLGGDMGVSSGAAGTALQGQRPDSALSWGGQDHMDGQILGQLRPLAEEEEEDGAGDAPSARPAFPGMGSEELRLASFYDWPLSAVVPPELLAAAGFFHTGQQDKVRCFFCHGGLQSWEQGDDPWTEHARWFPRCEFLLRTKGRDFVCRVQESCCRVLGSWDRSEEPEDAGPATPSAPVHPGPELPTPSREAQVEGAREAGGAQAERVPVALEAPGARDVDVEEQLQRLREERTCRVCLDRAVAVVFVPCGHLACAECAPSLQLCPICRAPIRSCVRTFLS from the exons ATGCTTCATGAACAGCCGGCGCGGTGCGGGGCCGGGGCGCCCGCCGGCTCGGGCCTCCCCGCGAGGCCGGGCCTGTCACCCGCGATCTCGCGGCCCCGGGCCCGCCGCCTCCTCCCCGGGCGCcggccgggcggcggcggcggtggctgGGCGCGCGGGCCGCTCGCGGGCGGGCGCGGGACGAGACGCACTGACGAGGCGCAGACTCCAatggcggcagcggcggcagcaGCTGCAGCGGAGGCGACAGCAACGGCGACTACGGTagtggcggcggcggcagcggggaCGAGGCTGCGCGACGTCAGCGAACGCGGGGCAGGCCGGGAGGTCGACAAGCCGCCACGCGCCGCGCCTGCGCGTCGCCGCCCGGCGGGACGGATCTCACGCCCGGGTCCCAGTCTCGCGCGGCAGGGCGGGGCGAGCCTGGGCGGTGACATGGGCGTGTCCAGTGGCGCCGCGGGGACCGCCCTGCAG GGCCAGCGCCCCGACAGTGCCCTGTCCTGGGGAGGCCAGGACCACATGGATGGGCAGATCCTGGGCCAGCTGCGCCCcctggcagaggaggaggaggaagatggggCCGGGGACGCCCCATCCGCGAGGCCCGCCTTCCCGGGCATGGGCTCTGAGGAACTGCGGCTGGCCTCCTTCTACGACTGGCCGCTGAGCGCCGTGGTGCCGCCGGAGCTGCTGGCCGCCGCTGGCTTCTTCCACACCG GCCAGCAGGACAAGGTGAGGTGTTTCTTCTGCCACGGGGGTCTGCAGAGCTGGGAGCAAGGCGACGACCCCTGGACTGAGCATGCCAGGTGGTTCCCCAG GTGTGAGTTCCTGCTCCGGACAAAAGGAAGGGACTTTGTCTGCAGGGTCCAGGAGTCTTGTTGCCGCGTGCTGGGCTCCTGG GACCGTTCAGAGGAACCGGAAGACGCAGGTCCTGCCACCCCCTCAG CTCCTGTCCACCCAGGGCCCGAGCTGCCCACACCCAGCAGAGAGGCCCAGGTGGAAGGCGCCAGGGAGGCAG GTGGAGCCCAGGCCGAGAGGGTGCCGGTGGCTCTCGAAGCCCCAGGAGCCCGGGATGTGGATGTGGAGGAGCAGCTGCAGCGCCTGCGGGAGGAGCGGACGTGCAGGGTGTGCCTGGACCGCGCCGTGGCCGTCGTCTTCGTGCCCTGCGGCCACCTGGCCTGTGCCGAGTGCGCGCCCAGCCTGCAGCTGTGCCCCATCTGCAGGGCCCCCATCCGCAGCTGCGTACGCACCTTCCTGTCCTAG
- the YTHDF1 gene encoding YTH domain-containing family protein 1 isoform X1 — MSATSVDPQQRTKGQDNKVQNGSLHQKDTVHDNDFEPYLSGQSNQSNSYPSMADPYLSSYYPPSIGFPYSLNEAPWSTGGDPPIPYLTTYGQLSNGDHHFMHDAVFGQPGGLGNNIYQHRFNFFPENPAFSAWGASGSQGQQAQSSAYGNSYTYPPSSLGGTIVDGQTGFHSDTLNKAPGMNSLEQGMVGLKIGDVTTSAVKTVGSVVSSVAMTGILSGNGGTNVTMPVSKPTSWAAIASKPAKLQPKMKAKSGPAVGGALPPPPIKHNMDIGTWDNKGPVPKAPAPQPQAAPQPQPAVQPLPAQPPPPAPPQHPGPQQPPQTRWVAPRNRSTAFGQSGGTSGDSNSPGSAQPSAALSPESHPILEKLKAAHSYNPKEFDWNLKSGRVFIIKSYSEDDVHRSIKYSLWCSTEHGNRRLDSAFRALGSKGPVYLLFSVNGSGHFCGVAEMKSPVDYGTSAGVWSQDKWKGKFDVKWIFVKDVPNNQLRHIRLENNDNKPVTNSRDTQEVPLEKAKQVLKIIASYKHTTSIFDDFSHYEKRQEEEEVVRKERQNRNKQ, encoded by the exons ATGTCGGCCACCAGCGTGGACCCCCAG CAGAGAACAAAAGGACAAGATAATAAAG TACAAAATGGTTCTTTGCATCAGAAGGATACAGTTCATGACAATGACTTTGAGCCCTACCTTTCTGGACAGTCAAACCag AGTAACAGTTACCCCTCCATGGCCGACCCTTACCTGTCCAGCTATTACCCACCATCCATCGGATTTCCCTATTCCCTCAATGAGGCGCCATGGTCTACCGGAGGGGATCCTCCAATCCCGTACCTCACCACCTACGGACAGCTCAGTAACGGAGACCATCATTTTATGCACGACGCTGTCTTCGGGCAGCCTGGGGGCCTGGGGAACAACATCTACCAGCACAGGTTTAATTTCTTCCCCGAAAACCCCGCCTTCTCGGCCTGGGGGGCGAGTGGGTCCCAGGGGCAGCAGGCTCAGAGTTCAGCTTACGGGAACAGCTACACCTACCCACCGAGCTCCCTGGGCGGCACGATTGTGGACGGACAGACGGGCTTTCACAGCGACACCCTCAACAAGGCCCCTGGAATGAATAGCCTGGAGCAGGGCATGGTGGGCCTGAAGATCGGGGATGTCACCACCTCTGCAGTCAAGACGGTGGGGTCAGTCGTCAGCAGCGTGGCGATGACAGGCATCCTTTCCGGCAACGGCGGGACGAACGTGACCATGCCGGTGTCGAAGCCGACCTCGTGGGCCGCCATCGCCAGCAAGCCCGCCAAACTGCAGCCGAAGATGAAGGCGAAGAGCGGGCCTGCCGTCGGGGGCGCGCTGCCTCCTCCACCCATAAAGCATAACATGGACATTGGCACTTGGGACAACAAGGGGCCCGTGCCCAAGGCCCCGGCTCCGCAGCCCCAGGcggccccccagccccagccggcCGTGCAGCCCCTTCCCGCCCAGCCTCCCCCTCCGGCCCCACCACAGCATCCGGGCCCCCAGCAGCCGCCCCAGACCCGCTGGGTCGCCCCTCGCAACAGGAGCACGGCGTTCGGGCAGAGCGGGGGGACCAGCGGCGACAGTAACTCTCCCGGGAGTGCCCAGCCCAGCGCCGCCCTGAGCCCGGAGTCCCACCCCATCCTAGAAAAACTGAAAGCCGCCCACAGCTACAACCCCAAGGAGTTTGACTGGAACCTGAAGAGCGGGCGCGTGTTCATCATCAAGAGCTACTCGGAGGACGACGTGCACCGCTCCATCAAGTACTCCCTCTGGTGCAGCACGGAGCACGGCAACCGGCGCCTGGACAGCGCCTTCCGCGCCCTCGGCAGCAAGGGGCCCGTCTACCTGCTCTTTAGCGTCAATGGCAGCGGCCACTTCTGCGGGGTGGCTGAGATGAAGTCACCCGTGGACTACGGCACCAGCGCCGGGGTCTGGTCCCAGGACAAGTGGAAGGGCAAGTTCGACGTGAAGTGGATCTTCGTCAAGGACGTGCCCAACAACCAGCTCCGGCACATCCGGCTGGAGAACAATGACAACAAGCCGGTCACCAACTCCCGTGACACCCAGGAGGTGCCCCTGGAGAAGGCGAAGCAAGTGCTGAAGATCATCGCCTCGTACAAGCACACCACCTCCATCTTCGACGACTTCTCACACTACGAGAAgcgccaggaggaggaggaggtggtgcgCAAG gAACGGCAGAATCGAAACAAGCAGTGA
- the YTHDF1 gene encoding YTH domain-containing family protein 1 isoform X2 produces the protein MSATSVDPQRTKGQDNKVQNGSLHQKDTVHDNDFEPYLSGQSNQSNSYPSMADPYLSSYYPPSIGFPYSLNEAPWSTGGDPPIPYLTTYGQLSNGDHHFMHDAVFGQPGGLGNNIYQHRFNFFPENPAFSAWGASGSQGQQAQSSAYGNSYTYPPSSLGGTIVDGQTGFHSDTLNKAPGMNSLEQGMVGLKIGDVTTSAVKTVGSVVSSVAMTGILSGNGGTNVTMPVSKPTSWAAIASKPAKLQPKMKAKSGPAVGGALPPPPIKHNMDIGTWDNKGPVPKAPAPQPQAAPQPQPAVQPLPAQPPPPAPPQHPGPQQPPQTRWVAPRNRSTAFGQSGGTSGDSNSPGSAQPSAALSPESHPILEKLKAAHSYNPKEFDWNLKSGRVFIIKSYSEDDVHRSIKYSLWCSTEHGNRRLDSAFRALGSKGPVYLLFSVNGSGHFCGVAEMKSPVDYGTSAGVWSQDKWKGKFDVKWIFVKDVPNNQLRHIRLENNDNKPVTNSRDTQEVPLEKAKQVLKIIASYKHTTSIFDDFSHYEKRQEEEEVVRKERQNRNKQ, from the exons ATGTCGGCCACCAGCGTGGACCCCCAG AGAACAAAAGGACAAGATAATAAAG TACAAAATGGTTCTTTGCATCAGAAGGATACAGTTCATGACAATGACTTTGAGCCCTACCTTTCTGGACAGTCAAACCag AGTAACAGTTACCCCTCCATGGCCGACCCTTACCTGTCCAGCTATTACCCACCATCCATCGGATTTCCCTATTCCCTCAATGAGGCGCCATGGTCTACCGGAGGGGATCCTCCAATCCCGTACCTCACCACCTACGGACAGCTCAGTAACGGAGACCATCATTTTATGCACGACGCTGTCTTCGGGCAGCCTGGGGGCCTGGGGAACAACATCTACCAGCACAGGTTTAATTTCTTCCCCGAAAACCCCGCCTTCTCGGCCTGGGGGGCGAGTGGGTCCCAGGGGCAGCAGGCTCAGAGTTCAGCTTACGGGAACAGCTACACCTACCCACCGAGCTCCCTGGGCGGCACGATTGTGGACGGACAGACGGGCTTTCACAGCGACACCCTCAACAAGGCCCCTGGAATGAATAGCCTGGAGCAGGGCATGGTGGGCCTGAAGATCGGGGATGTCACCACCTCTGCAGTCAAGACGGTGGGGTCAGTCGTCAGCAGCGTGGCGATGACAGGCATCCTTTCCGGCAACGGCGGGACGAACGTGACCATGCCGGTGTCGAAGCCGACCTCGTGGGCCGCCATCGCCAGCAAGCCCGCCAAACTGCAGCCGAAGATGAAGGCGAAGAGCGGGCCTGCCGTCGGGGGCGCGCTGCCTCCTCCACCCATAAAGCATAACATGGACATTGGCACTTGGGACAACAAGGGGCCCGTGCCCAAGGCCCCGGCTCCGCAGCCCCAGGcggccccccagccccagccggcCGTGCAGCCCCTTCCCGCCCAGCCTCCCCCTCCGGCCCCACCACAGCATCCGGGCCCCCAGCAGCCGCCCCAGACCCGCTGGGTCGCCCCTCGCAACAGGAGCACGGCGTTCGGGCAGAGCGGGGGGACCAGCGGCGACAGTAACTCTCCCGGGAGTGCCCAGCCCAGCGCCGCCCTGAGCCCGGAGTCCCACCCCATCCTAGAAAAACTGAAAGCCGCCCACAGCTACAACCCCAAGGAGTTTGACTGGAACCTGAAGAGCGGGCGCGTGTTCATCATCAAGAGCTACTCGGAGGACGACGTGCACCGCTCCATCAAGTACTCCCTCTGGTGCAGCACGGAGCACGGCAACCGGCGCCTGGACAGCGCCTTCCGCGCCCTCGGCAGCAAGGGGCCCGTCTACCTGCTCTTTAGCGTCAATGGCAGCGGCCACTTCTGCGGGGTGGCTGAGATGAAGTCACCCGTGGACTACGGCACCAGCGCCGGGGTCTGGTCCCAGGACAAGTGGAAGGGCAAGTTCGACGTGAAGTGGATCTTCGTCAAGGACGTGCCCAACAACCAGCTCCGGCACATCCGGCTGGAGAACAATGACAACAAGCCGGTCACCAACTCCCGTGACACCCAGGAGGTGCCCCTGGAGAAGGCGAAGCAAGTGCTGAAGATCATCGCCTCGTACAAGCACACCACCTCCATCTTCGACGACTTCTCACACTACGAGAAgcgccaggaggaggaggaggtggtgcgCAAG gAACGGCAGAATCGAAACAAGCAGTGA